A portion of the Cyanobacteria bacterium QS_8_64_29 genome contains these proteins:
- a CDS encoding Apocarotenoid-15,15'-oxygenase, whose amino-acid sequence MTDTLASDATTAPYDRRDWQQGYASQPQEFDYPIEAIKGTLPPDLNGTLFRNGPGLLDVNGQPLHHPFDGDGMVCAVTFRHGRARFRNRFVRTPGFIEEQQAGGIRYRGVFGTQKPGGWLANALDLSLKNVANTNIIYWGGRLLALWEAGEPYRLDPATLETLGPDTLDGILPPGGAFAAHPRIDPSSPLNGGAPSLVNFALQPGLSTKVTVYELDPAGQLLQRQAFSLPGFAFIHDFALTPHYCLFFQNPLAFNPLPYLLGWRTQAQCLRFQPQRPTRIAAVPRDPSAGEPVRFWEAPAGFIFHYANAFEREGGLTVDSIGYADFPELDPEADFRQVNFAALPPGQLWRTQLEWQRERATCECLEPQCCEFPAPNPNCEGRPYRYLFLAAAHQPRGNAPLQALLKRDGATGEREVWSAAPRGFVGEPAFVPKANASAEDEGWVLMWVYQADAHRTDVVVLDGQAIAQGPVARLRLRHHVPYGLHGSWTPQCFVAP is encoded by the coding sequence ATGACCGATACGCTCGCATCTGACGCCACCACCGCCCCCTACGACCGCCGCGACTGGCAGCAGGGCTACGCCTCGCAGCCGCAGGAGTTCGACTACCCTATCGAGGCGATCAAAGGCACCCTACCGCCCGATCTGAACGGGACGCTGTTTCGCAACGGCCCGGGCTTACTGGATGTCAACGGCCAGCCGCTGCACCACCCCTTCGATGGCGACGGCATGGTCTGCGCGGTGACGTTTCGCCACGGCCGCGCCCGCTTCCGCAACCGCTTCGTACGCACCCCCGGCTTTATCGAGGAGCAGCAAGCCGGCGGCATCCGCTACCGCGGAGTGTTCGGCACGCAAAAGCCCGGCGGCTGGCTGGCCAATGCCTTGGACCTGAGCCTCAAAAACGTGGCCAACACCAACATCATTTACTGGGGCGGCCGGCTGCTGGCGCTGTGGGAAGCGGGCGAGCCCTATCGCCTGGACCCGGCCACGCTGGAGACCCTGGGTCCCGATACCCTCGATGGCATCCTGCCCCCGGGCGGGGCGTTTGCTGCTCACCCGCGCATTGACCCCAGCAGCCCGCTCAACGGCGGCGCCCCCAGCCTGGTCAACTTTGCCCTGCAACCGGGGCTCTCTACCAAAGTCACGGTTTACGAGCTGGACCCGGCGGGGCAGCTGCTGCAGCGCCAGGCCTTCAGCCTGCCGGGCTTTGCCTTCATCCACGACTTTGCCCTGACGCCCCACTACTGCCTGTTTTTCCAAAACCCGCTGGCGTTCAACCCACTGCCCTACCTGTTGGGCTGGCGCACCCAGGCCCAGTGCCTGCGCTTTCAGCCCCAGCGGCCCACGCGCATTGCCGCGGTGCCGCGCGACCCCAGCGCCGGCGAGCCCGTGCGCTTCTGGGAGGCCCCTGCCGGCTTTATCTTTCACTACGCCAATGCCTTCGAGCGCGAGGGCGGCCTGACCGTGGATTCCATCGGCTACGCCGATTTCCCCGAGCTGGATCCCGAAGCCGACTTTCGCCAGGTTAACTTTGCGGCCCTACCGCCCGGCCAGCTCTGGCGCACGCAGCTGGAGTGGCAACGGGAGAGGGCAACGTGCGAGTGCCTGGAGCCCCAATGCTGCGAGTTCCCGGCGCCCAACCCCAACTGCGAGGGGCGCCCCTACCGCTACCTGTTCCTGGCGGCAGCCCACCAGCCCCGCGGCAACGCGCCGCTGCAGGCACTGCTCAAGCGGGATGGGGCCACCGGCGAGCGCGAGGTCTGGAGCGCTGCCCCGCGCGGCTTTGTGGGCGAGCCGGCGTTCGTGCCCAAGGCCAACGCCAGCGCCGAAGATGAGGGTTGGGTGCTGATGTGGGTCTATCAGGCCGATGCCCACCGCACCGACGTGGTGGTTTTGGATGGGCAGGCGATCGCGCAGGGCCCGGTCGCCCGTCTGCGCCTGCGGCACCACGTGCCCTACGGGCTGCACGGCAGCTGGACTCCGCAGTGTTTTGTTGCCCCCTAG
- a CDS encoding folate/biopterin family MFS transporter, with product MAIARPASITTFLQDKVFFGNKPTPELIAILTVYFVQGILGLARLAISFFFKDELGLSPAEVSALAGIAVLPWAIKPAFGLLSDSVPLLGYRRRPYLVLSGIVGSLSWLAFATLVDSSATAVVVLLLSSLSMAVSDVIVDSQVVERARVESLDRAGSLQSVCWGASGLGGVITAYLSGWLLELWSPRAVFAVTAIFPLLVSAVAWAIAETPVSRGTARPQLRDQIRQLWGAIAQEPVWMPALFVFVWQATPTADSALFFFQTNELGFEPEFLGRIRLVTNLASLAGIWVFYRFLKTVPFRRLFVWTTVLSALLGLTTLILVTHANRALGIDDHWFSLGDSLILAVMGQVAFMPVLVLSARLCPRGVEATLFALLMSLWNLSGVLSHEAGALLTHWLGVTETEFDNLWLLVLLTNASTLLPLPLVSLLPNGDPGAQPPPAREGEVRHSQAAQPGLPLAVPEWGSTLAEIEAYAPASPRS from the coding sequence ATGGCAATCGCGCGCCCTGCCTCGATCACCACCTTCCTGCAAGACAAGGTTTTTTTCGGCAACAAGCCCACCCCCGAGCTGATCGCCATCCTGACGGTTTATTTCGTTCAGGGGATCTTGGGCTTGGCCCGGCTGGCGATTAGCTTCTTTTTCAAAGACGAGCTGGGGCTGAGCCCAGCCGAGGTGTCGGCGCTGGCCGGGATCGCCGTCCTGCCGTGGGCGATCAAGCCGGCGTTCGGGCTGCTATCGGATAGCGTCCCGCTGCTGGGCTACCGCCGCCGCCCCTACCTGGTGCTCTCGGGGATTGTGGGCTCGCTGTCCTGGCTGGCGTTCGCCACGCTGGTGGACTCGAGCGCAACGGCGGTGGTGGTGCTGCTGCTGAGCTCGCTCTCGATGGCCGTGAGCGATGTCATCGTCGACTCGCAAGTGGTGGAGCGGGCGCGGGTGGAGTCGCTGGATCGGGCCGGGTCGCTGCAGTCGGTGTGCTGGGGGGCCTCGGGGCTGGGCGGCGTTATTACGGCCTACCTCAGCGGCTGGCTGCTGGAGCTGTGGTCGCCGCGGGCGGTGTTTGCCGTCACGGCGATCTTTCCGCTGCTGGTCTCGGCGGTGGCCTGGGCGATCGCCGAGACGCCGGTGAGCCGCGGCACCGCCCGGCCGCAGTTGCGCGACCAAATCCGGCAGCTGTGGGGCGCGATCGCGCAAGAGCCGGTGTGGATGCCGGCGCTGTTTGTCTTTGTCTGGCAAGCCACGCCCACCGCCGATTCGGCGCTGTTTTTTTTCCAGACCAACGAGCTGGGCTTTGAGCCCGAGTTCCTGGGCCGGATCCGGTTGGTGACCAATCTGGCCTCGCTCGCGGGCATCTGGGTGTTCTACCGCTTCCTCAAAACGGTGCCCTTTCGGCGCTTGTTCGTCTGGACCACCGTGCTGTCGGCGCTGTTGGGGCTGACGACGCTGATCCTGGTCACCCACGCCAACCGCGCGCTGGGCATTGACGATCACTGGTTCAGCCTGGGTGACAGCCTGATCCTGGCGGTCATGGGCCAAGTGGCCTTCATGCCCGTGCTGGTGCTCTCGGCGCGCCTGTGCCCGCGCGGGGTGGAAGCCACCCTGTTTGCGCTGCTGATGTCGCTCTGGAACCTCTCGGGGGTGCTCTCGCACGAGGCCGGGGCGCTGCTGACCCACTGGCTGGGCGTCACCGAGACCGAGTTCGACAACCTCTGGCTGCTGGTGCTGCTGACCAACGCCTCCACGCTGCTACCGCTGCCGCTGGTGAGCTTGCTCCCCAATGGCGACCCCGGGGCGCAGCCACCCCCAGCGCGCGAGGGCGAGGTGCGCCACTCGCAAGCCGCCCAACCCGGCTTGCCCCTCGCCGTGCCCGAATGGGGCAGCACCCTCGCCGAAATCGAGGCTTATGCGCCCGCCTCCCCCCGCAGTTGA
- a CDS encoding universal stress protein, producing the protein MLNKLLLADAGTGHVEEALQYLLELPALKDTTVTVLHVVSAQTTTAQMAEQWEQGGRLLAEVLQRLELDPQHASTVLRQGDPKDTIPQVAEEVDADLIVMGSRGLKRLEAILANSVSQYVFQLTNRSLLLVKDDIYVRRFKRLMVALDGSQAAQYCLDLALFLMREHSALQLDLVHVDPNLDKEAPPQSPETAEQDPVLAPAARQAQSQGVAHRCIATGGAPAETLCNLAQQNRADLLLLGSPERRPSVAKSLPDLDRLLGTSISDYVRVNATCPVLLGRMPSST; encoded by the coding sequence ATGCTCAACAAGCTATTGCTCGCCGATGCCGGCACCGGCCACGTGGAAGAGGCCCTGCAGTACCTACTGGAGCTGCCAGCGCTTAAGGACACCACGGTGACCGTGCTGCACGTGGTCTCGGCGCAGACCACCACCGCCCAGATGGCCGAGCAGTGGGAGCAAGGGGGTCGGCTGCTGGCCGAGGTCCTGCAGCGGCTCGAGCTCGACCCCCAGCATGCCAGCACGGTCCTGCGCCAAGGGGACCCCAAAGACACGATCCCGCAAGTGGCTGAGGAAGTGGATGCCGATCTGATCGTCATGGGCTCGCGGGGGCTAAAGCGGCTGGAGGCCATTTTGGCCAACTCGGTCAGCCAGTACGTGTTCCAGCTCACCAACCGCTCCCTGCTGCTGGTCAAAGACGACATCTACGTCCGGCGGTTCAAGCGCCTGATGGTCGCGCTCGATGGCTCGCAAGCCGCCCAGTACTGCTTGGATCTGGCACTGTTTCTCATGCGCGAGCACAGTGCACTCCAGCTCGATCTGGTGCATGTCGATCCCAACTTGGATAAGGAAGCTCCGCCGCAGTCCCCCGAAACCGCCGAGCAGGATCCGGTGCTGGCACCCGCTGCCCGCCAGGCCCAGAGCCAGGGCGTTGCCCACCGCTGCATCGCCACCGGCGGTGCCCCGGCCGAAACGCTCTGCAACTTGGCGCAACAGAACCGCGCCGATCTGCTGCTGCTGGGATCGCCCGAGCGGCGGCCCTCTGTTGCCAAAAGCCTGCCCGATTTGGATCGCCTGCTCGGCACCTCAATCTCGGACTACGTGCGCGTCAATGCCACCTGTCCGGTACTTTTAGGACGCATGCCTAGCTCAACCTAG
- the psbM gene encoding photosystem II reaction center protein M, protein MDVNTWGFVASLLFVLVPLVVLLVLYIQTASRNQQSE, encoded by the coding sequence ATGGACGTCAACACCTGGGGCTTTGTCGCTAGCCTGCTGTTCGTGCTGGTGCCGCTTGTGGTGCTGCTCGTGCTCTACATCCAAACCGCCAGCCGCAACCAGCAGAGCGAATGA
- a CDS encoding iron ABC transporter substrate-binding protein, protein MPNIHFAVEGQDVVAADGANLRQKAIENKIDVYTLKGKLTNCGGYGQCGTCIVEVLEGRENLSAPTPAEQQKLKKRPDSYRLSCQTQVHGPVSIKTKPQARS, encoded by the coding sequence ATGCCCAACATCCACTTTGCCGTTGAAGGTCAAGATGTGGTTGCTGCCGATGGGGCTAACCTGCGGCAAAAAGCCATAGAAAACAAAATTGATGTCTACACGCTCAAGGGCAAGCTGACTAACTGTGGCGGCTACGGCCAGTGCGGCACGTGCATTGTTGAGGTACTAGAGGGCAGGGAGAATTTATCTGCCCCAACGCCGGCCGAGCAGCAAAAACTCAAAAAGCGCCCCGACAGCTACCGCCTCTCCTGCCAAACGCAAGTCCATGGCCCCGTCAGTATCAAAACTAAGCCGCAGGCGCGCAGCTAG
- a CDS encoding transporter, which yields MPAISRVLKASIAAAIAAGSSTAAMAQPALPESQESAPEPPKVPTFELPPALIPPPQERSQESLREIEPSPNPLQRPNRPQQAQVEMVRALSLEQALQLARRNNPQLEQARQELAAARDSLQAAQAERFPELTTRVTLDTAKRATSEIRAQEQSFQLEPDELNTALNGELQLSYDIYTGERRSAQIEQAEQRVRLRQLQLEQQREAVALKVKERYYSLQEATSQVAIAQAAINESRQSLRDAQLRKRAGVGTQFDVLQAQTELSQDRQELANARAQQRIARRRLAQTLNLAPQASVTAQDPVEKAGTWQQSLEASITQALRNRSELEQQIAQRRISQQEAQVALAGIRPQVSAFGSYNIRKEFNNVGPGDGFRLGVQMQWTAFDGGRARSQAQQAREQAETAEARFANQRNQIRLAVEESFFNLQANQQNIQTAKAEVRQAEEALRLARLRFQAGVGTQTDVINAQARLTRARENRLTAIINYNTSLARLQRRTSSFPQDDPFAAP from the coding sequence ATGCCAGCCATCAGCCGTGTCCTGAAAGCCAGTATTGCTGCCGCCATTGCGGCCGGCAGCAGCACTGCCGCGATGGCACAACCGGCTCTGCCCGAATCGCAGGAATCCGCCCCTGAGCCCCCCAAGGTGCCGACCTTCGAGCTACCGCCTGCCCTCATCCCGCCGCCTCAGGAGCGCTCCCAAGAGTCGTTGCGCGAGATCGAGCCGTCCCCCAATCCGCTGCAGCGCCCGAACCGACCCCAGCAAGCTCAAGTTGAGATGGTTCGGGCCCTATCGCTCGAGCAGGCGCTGCAGCTCGCGCGGCGCAACAACCCTCAGCTCGAGCAAGCGCGGCAGGAGCTCGCCGCCGCCCGCGACAGCTTGCAAGCGGCCCAAGCCGAACGGTTTCCCGAACTCACAACGCGAGTGACGCTCGATACCGCCAAACGGGCAACGAGCGAGATCCGAGCCCAAGAACAAAGCTTTCAACTTGAACCCGATGAACTCAACACCGCCCTCAATGGGGAGCTGCAGCTGAGCTACGACATCTACACTGGCGAGCGGCGCTCGGCCCAAATCGAGCAAGCCGAGCAGCGGGTGCGCTTGCGGCAGCTGCAGCTCGAGCAGCAGCGCGAGGCCGTCGCGCTGAAAGTCAAAGAGCGCTACTACAGCCTGCAAGAGGCCACCTCGCAGGTGGCCATCGCCCAAGCCGCCATCAACGAATCGCGGCAGAGCCTGCGCGATGCCCAGCTGCGCAAGCGGGCCGGGGTGGGCACGCAGTTTGATGTCCTGCAGGCCCAAACCGAGCTCAGCCAGGACCGCCAGGAGCTTGCCAACGCCCGGGCCCAGCAGCGCATCGCCCGCCGGCGGCTGGCCCAAACACTCAACTTGGCCCCGCAAGCGTCAGTCACTGCCCAAGACCCGGTGGAGAAAGCTGGAACCTGGCAGCAGTCGCTAGAGGCGAGCATCACCCAAGCGCTGCGGAACCGGTCCGAACTGGAGCAGCAGATCGCCCAGCGCCGCATCAGCCAACAGGAGGCCCAAGTCGCGCTCGCGGGCATCCGCCCCCAAGTCAGTGCCTTTGGCAGCTACAACATCCGCAAGGAATTCAACAACGTTGGGCCGGGGGACGGCTTCCGCTTGGGCGTGCAGATGCAGTGGACGGCCTTTGACGGCGGCCGCGCCCGCTCCCAAGCCCAACAAGCCCGCGAGCAAGCTGAAACGGCCGAGGCTCGCTTTGCCAACCAGCGCAACCAGATCCGGTTGGCGGTGGAGGAGAGCTTTTTCAACCTGCAAGCCAACCAGCAAAACATCCAAACGGCAAAAGCCGAGGTCCGCCAGGCTGAGGAGGCGCTGCGCTTGGCGCGCTTGCGCTTCCAGGCCGGGGTGGGCACGCAAACCGATGTCATTAACGCACAGGCACGCCTGACGCGAGCGCGCGAGAACCGGCTGACGGCCATCATCAACTACAACACTTCCCTAGCCCGGCTGCAGCGGCGCACGAGCAGCTTCCCCCAGGACGATCCCTTCGCTGCCCCCTAA
- a CDS encoding phosphoribosylpyrophosphate synthetase has protein sequence MSQPATLPVHPSAASVAPQNRLRLFSGSANVSLSKEVAAYLGMELGPIVRKQFADGELYVQIQESVRGCDVYLIQPCSHPVNDHLMELLTIIDACHRASARQITAVIPYYCYARADRKTSGRESITAKLVANLISEAGAHRVVAMDLHSDQIQGYFDIPFDHVYGSPVLIDYLASKQLSDLVIVSPDVGGVGRARAFAKKLDDAPLAIIDKRRQSHNEAEVLNVVGDVAGKTAVLVDDMIDTAGTITQGARLLKAEGARAVYACATHAVLSDPAVSRLSSGLFEEVIVTNTIPVPESHCFEQLTVLSVANLLGETISRVHEDSSVSSMFR, from the coding sequence GTGAGCCAACCTGCTACTTTGCCGGTTCACCCCAGCGCAGCCTCGGTCGCACCCCAAAACCGGCTGCGCTTGTTTTCGGGCTCAGCCAATGTCTCGCTCTCAAAAGAGGTGGCGGCCTACTTGGGCATGGAGCTAGGGCCCATCGTGCGCAAGCAATTCGCCGACGGCGAGCTCTACGTCCAAATTCAAGAATCGGTGCGCGGCTGCGATGTCTATCTCATCCAGCCCTGCTCGCATCCGGTCAACGACCACTTAATGGAGTTGTTGACCATCATTGATGCCTGCCATCGGGCCTCAGCCCGGCAGATTACCGCTGTCATTCCTTATTACTGCTACGCGCGCGCCGATCGCAAAACCTCGGGGCGCGAATCCATTACGGCCAAATTGGTCGCCAACTTGATTTCCGAGGCGGGAGCCCATCGCGTGGTGGCGATGGACCTGCACTCGGATCAAATTCAGGGCTATTTCGACATTCCCTTCGACCACGTTTACGGCTCGCCGGTGCTGATCGATTATTTGGCGAGCAAGCAGCTCTCCGACCTAGTCATCGTCTCGCCCGATGTGGGTGGCGTGGGGCGGGCGCGCGCCTTTGCCAAAAAGCTCGACGATGCGCCGCTTGCCATCATCGACAAGCGCCGCCAGAGCCACAACGAGGCGGAAGTACTCAACGTGGTGGGCGATGTGGCGGGCAAAACGGCCGTATTGGTCGATGACATGATCGATACAGCCGGCACCATTACGCAAGGGGCACGCTTGCTAAAAGCGGAGGGGGCGCGCGCGGTCTATGCCTGCGCCACGCATGCCGTCCTCTCGGATCCGGCAGTGTCTCGCCTCTCGAGCGGCTTGTTTGAAGAGGTCATCGTCACCAATACCATTCCGGTCCCCGAATCCCACTGCTTCGAGCAGCTCACCGTTTTGTCGGTAGCCAACCTGTTGGGCGAAACTATATCGCGCGTGCACGAAGATAGCTCGGTCAGCAGCATGTTCCGCTAG
- a CDS encoding ATP-dependent dethiobiotin synthetase BioD produces MTSSLLIAGTDTDSGKTALTLALAAYWRTYRPATSLGLMKLVQAGRGDAECYRELFGQDEGLAIRVPLAFEMPVAPPLAAAREERPLDLGAAWQALQALQRERDFVLIESLGGLGSPVTEELTVGEVAAAWHLPTLLVVPVQLGAIAQAVANVALARQVGVPLQGLVLNCAQPQAGESGADWAPSALMESLTGVPVWGKLPYLASWRDRGALTRAASELALERLR; encoded by the coding sequence ATGACCTCCTCCCTGCTCATTGCCGGAACCGATACCGATAGCGGCAAGACAGCGCTAACGCTCGCCCTAGCAGCCTACTGGCGGACGTATCGGCCGGCCACCTCGCTGGGGCTGATGAAACTCGTTCAGGCCGGTCGCGGCGATGCCGAGTGCTACCGCGAGCTGTTCGGGCAGGATGAGGGCCTTGCCATCCGAGTGCCGCTGGCGTTCGAGATGCCAGTCGCGCCCCCGCTGGCTGCCGCCCGTGAGGAACGCCCGCTCGATTTGGGCGCGGCTTGGCAGGCGCTGCAGGCGCTTCAGCGAGAGCGAGACTTTGTGTTGATCGAGTCGTTGGGCGGCTTGGGCTCGCCCGTCACCGAAGAGCTCACAGTAGGTGAAGTGGCGGCTGCCTGGCATCTGCCCACCTTGCTGGTCGTGCCGGTGCAGCTAGGCGCGATCGCGCAGGCGGTGGCCAACGTGGCGCTTGCCCGCCAGGTCGGCGTGCCGCTGCAAGGCCTGGTGCTCAACTGCGCGCAACCGCAGGCAGGCGAGTCTGGCGCTGACTGGGCCCCGAGCGCGCTGATGGAATCGCTCACCGGCGTGCCCGTATGGGGGAAGCTGCCCTATTTGGCGAGCTGGCGCGATCGCGGGGCACTCACCCGCGCGGCCTCTGAGCTGGCGCTGGAGCGCTTGCGCTAG
- a CDS encoding cell division protein FtsH, whose protein sequence is MKLPWRAILLWTLPALAIGIFLWQGTFSPAGGDRLSGNTANTRMSYGRFIEALEQGRVQSVDLYDGGQTAIVESADPRLDGRVQKQRVELPERAPELIAQLRQSDVEFEVHDSEDNGAIWGILGQLIFPILLIVALFFLFRRSNNNSATGGGPGQAMNFGKSKARFQMEAKTGIVFDDVAGIEEAKQELEEVVSFLKQPERFTSVGAQIPKGALVIGPPGTGKTLLAKAIAGEAGVPFFNISGSEFVEMFVGVGASRVRDLFKKAKENAPCLIFIDEIDAVGRQRGAGIGGGNDEREQTLNQLLTEMDGFEENTGIIIVAATNRPDVLDQALLRPGRFDRQIMVESPDIKGRIGILEVHARDKKLSPDVSIEGIARRTPGFTGADLANLLNEAAILAARRRKDAIEMVEISDAVDRVIAGMEGTPLVDSKSKRLIAYHEVGHALIGTLLQYHDPVEKVTLIPRGQAQGLTWFTPSDEEQTLVSRAQLKARITGALGGRAAEEEVFGEDEVTSGAGGDLQQLTAMARQMVTRFGMSELGPLSLESQGGGEVFLGGGLTRSEYSEEIASRIDSEVKAIVEACHEQARQIVREHRPAVDRLVDLLIEKETIDGDEFRQIVAEYATVPDKEQYVPQLS, encoded by the coding sequence ATGAAACTTCCCTGGAGAGCAATCCTACTTTGGACGCTACCGGCCTTAGCCATTGGCATTTTCCTGTGGCAAGGCACGTTCTCGCCTGCTGGGGGCGACCGGTTAAGCGGCAACACGGCCAATACGCGCATGAGCTACGGCCGCTTCATCGAAGCCCTGGAGCAGGGGCGCGTGCAGAGCGTCGATTTGTACGATGGCGGCCAAACGGCGATCGTGGAATCGGCCGATCCGCGACTCGATGGCCGGGTGCAAAAGCAGCGCGTTGAGCTTCCCGAGCGGGCCCCCGAGCTGATTGCCCAGTTGCGCCAGTCGGATGTGGAATTTGAGGTCCACGACTCGGAGGACAATGGCGCCATTTGGGGCATTCTGGGCCAGCTGATTTTCCCCATTCTGCTGATTGTGGCGCTGTTTTTCCTGTTTCGGCGCTCCAACAACAACTCGGCGACCGGCGGCGGCCCCGGACAAGCCATGAACTTTGGCAAGTCCAAAGCCCGCTTCCAAATGGAGGCCAAAACTGGCATCGTCTTTGACGATGTGGCTGGCATTGAGGAAGCCAAGCAGGAACTAGAAGAGGTGGTGAGCTTTCTCAAGCAGCCCGAGCGCTTCACCTCAGTGGGGGCACAAATTCCCAAAGGAGCGCTAGTAATTGGCCCGCCAGGAACGGGCAAAACGCTGCTTGCCAAGGCCATTGCAGGCGAAGCTGGCGTGCCGTTTTTCAACATCTCGGGCTCGGAGTTCGTCGAGATGTTTGTTGGTGTGGGAGCTTCCCGCGTGCGGGATTTGTTCAAAAAAGCCAAGGAAAATGCACCTTGCTTGATCTTTATTGACGAGATCGACGCGGTGGGCCGCCAGCGCGGTGCCGGCATCGGCGGCGGTAACGACGAGCGCGAGCAAACGCTCAACCAGCTGCTGACCGAGATGGACGGATTTGAGGAGAACACCGGCATTATCATTGTGGCGGCCACCAACCGCCCGGACGTGCTGGATCAGGCCCTACTGCGCCCCGGCCGGTTCGATCGCCAGATTATGGTCGAGTCGCCCGACATTAAAGGGCGGATCGGCATTTTGGAGGTCCACGCCCGCGACAAAAAGCTGTCTCCGGATGTCTCCATTGAGGGGATCGCGCGCCGCACGCCCGGATTCACTGGTGCCGATTTGGCCAACTTGCTCAATGAGGCTGCCATTTTGGCCGCGCGGCGCCGCAAAGATGCCATCGAGATGGTGGAAATTAGCGATGCGGTTGATCGCGTCATTGCGGGCATGGAAGGCACGCCGCTGGTGGATAGCAAAAGCAAGCGCCTGATCGCTTACCACGAAGTCGGCCACGCTCTAATCGGAACGCTGCTGCAGTACCACGATCCGGTGGAGAAAGTCACGCTCATCCCGCGCGGTCAGGCCCAGGGACTGACCTGGTTTACCCCCAGCGACGAGGAGCAGACGCTAGTCTCGCGGGCCCAGCTCAAGGCGCGCATTACAGGCGCCCTAGGCGGACGGGCCGCCGAGGAGGAAGTCTTTGGCGAGGACGAGGTTACCAGCGGCGCCGGCGGCGACCTGCAGCAGCTGACCGCCATGGCCCGGCAGATGGTGACGCGCTTTGGCATGTCCGAGCTGGGGCCGCTATCGCTCGAGAGCCAGGGTGGCGGCGAGGTTTTTCTGGGCGGCGGCCTAACGCGCTCGGAATACTCGGAAGAGATCGCCTCGCGCATTGACAGCGAAGTCAAAGCGATCGTGGAGGCCTGCCACGAGCAGGCGCGCCAGATCGTGCGCGAACATCGGCCGGCGGTCGACCGGCTCGTCGATTTGCTGATCGAAAAAGAGACCATCGACGGCGACGAGTTCCGGCAGATCGTGGCCGAGTACGCCACCGTGCCGGACAAAGAGCAGTACGTGCCGCAGCTCTCCTAA
- a CDS encoding ferredoxin-NADP reductase, which yields MYGPNPVAAFANNANSSRTFVFEVAGLHQNGETDRMGYPIRYSGSTYLTVPYERMSSEMRRIARLGGRILNIRPLNGDSASANGSGGSASAGAAKNEGRNAPAQVQQQGQDKAQKDKDKKAQKKSDVPVNLYKPKSPLVGQCVENSELVYEGGIGTVRHVVLDVADSDLRYLEGQSVGIIPPGTDKNGKPHKLRLYSIASTRSGEYGKANTVSLCVRKLVYQHPETGETVYGVCSSYLCNLEEGENVWITGPVGKEMLLPEDPNANLIMMATGTGIAPYRAYLQRLLEELPREGGQFNGFAWLIFGVPKTENILYKEELERLQQQHSDRFRLTYALSREQKTAEGNKMYIQNRVADCASEIWELLQQENTHTYICGLKGMENGIDEVLSAEADKHGVNWAEFQKQMKKAGRWHVETY from the coding sequence ATGTACGGTCCCAATCCAGTAGCTGCCTTCGCCAACAACGCCAATTCCAGCCGCACGTTCGTGTTCGAGGTAGCGGGGCTGCACCAGAACGGCGAGACCGATCGCATGGGCTATCCCATCCGCTACAGCGGCAGCACCTACCTAACGGTACCTTACGAGCGCATGAGCAGCGAGATGCGCCGGATTGCACGCTTGGGAGGCCGGATCCTCAATATTAGACCGCTCAATGGCGACTCTGCCTCGGCCAACGGTAGCGGCGGCTCTGCTAGCGCGGGGGCTGCCAAGAACGAGGGCCGCAATGCGCCAGCCCAGGTGCAGCAACAAGGGCAAGATAAGGCGCAGAAGGATAAGGACAAAAAGGCCCAGAAAAAATCGGACGTTCCGGTCAACCTCTACAAGCCCAAAAGTCCGCTGGTGGGCCAATGCGTCGAGAACAGCGAGCTGGTTTATGAAGGCGGCATTGGGACGGTACGCCACGTCGTACTGGATGTAGCCGATAGCGATTTGCGCTACCTAGAGGGTCAGAGCGTTGGCATCATCCCGCCTGGGACCGACAAAAACGGCAAGCCGCACAAGCTGCGGCTCTACTCCATTGCCTCGACGCGCAGCGGCGAATACGGCAAGGCCAACACCGTATCGCTGTGCGTCCGCAAGCTGGTGTACCAACATCCCGAGACGGGCGAGACCGTCTACGGCGTGTGCTCGAGCTATCTCTGCAACTTGGAGGAAGGCGAAAACGTTTGGATCACGGGGCCCGTGGGCAAAGAGATGCTGCTGCCCGAGGATCCCAACGCCAACCTCATCATGATGGCAACTGGGACCGGCATCGCTCCCTACCGGGCCTACTTGCAGCGCCTGCTGGAAGAGCTGCCGCGAGAGGGCGGCCAATTCAACGGCTTCGCCTGGTTGATTTTTGGGGTTCCCAAAACGGAGAACATCCTATATAAAGAAGAGCTCGAGCGCTTGCAGCAGCAGCATAGCGACCGCTTCCGCCTGACTTATGCGCTCAGCCGCGAGCAGAAAACGGCGGAGGGCAACAAAATGTACATTCAAAACCGCGTCGCCGATTGTGCGAGCGAAATCTGGGAGCTGCTCCAGCAAGAGAACACGCACACCTACATCTGCGGCCTCAAAGGCATGGAAAACGGCATCGACGAGGTCCTATCGGCCGAGGCCGACAAGCACGGCGTCAATTGGGCCGAGTTTCAAAAGCAGATGAAAAAAGCCGGTCGCTGGCACGTCGAGACTTACTAG